The bacterium genomic sequence CATTTTAATAAGTTTTTCAATTTCTCCTTCAAGCATCCTTGATACAGGTATCCCTGTCCATTTAGAAACTATATCAGCAATATCTTCTTCTGTTATTTCGTCTTTCAAAAGTCCGCCATCTTTAGCTTGAGATTTTTTTAGTTTTACGCTTTCATCATCAAGTTGTTTTTGTAATTCAATAAGTTTTCCGTACTTATATTCAGCCGCTTTGCCAAGGTCGCCTTCTCTTTCAGCTTTCTCTACTACGCTACCTGCAACCTCAATATCTTCTTTAATTTTTCTTATTCTTTCAACAACCTTCTTTTCTGCAAGCCATTTAGTATTTAGTTTTGACTGATCTTTTTTTAGAGATGCAAGTTCTGTCTCTATTTTTGTGAGCCGTTCTTTTATTTCTGGTTTAGACTCTTTTTTTAACGCCTGCCTTTCTATCTCTAATTGACGTATTTTTCTTTCTATCTCATCTAAAGGTGCAGGCATACTATCAATCTCTATTCTTAACCTGCTGGCTGCTTCATCTATCAAATCTATCGCTTTATCAGGAAGAAACCTACCTGTGATATACCTATGCGAAAGTATAGCAGCAGAAACAAGAGCGCTATCGGTAATCTTTATCCCGTGGTGCACTTCATACCTCTCTTTCAACCCTCTAAGTATAGATATACTCTCTTCCACAGAAGGCTCTTTTACAAATACCACCTGAAACCTTCTTTCGAGCGCCCTATCTTTTTCTATATGTTTTCTATACTCATCAAGAGTAGTCGCCCCAATACATCTTAAAGCGCCCCGTGCAAGTTCTGGTTTTAACATATTTGAAGCGTCCATCGCCCCTTCAGAAGCCCCTGCACCAACAAGCGTATGAAGTTCATCAATAAAAAGCACAACCTCACCTTCTCTTTTTTCTATCTCTTTAAGTAACGATTTTAACCTCTCTTCAAACTCTCCTCTATATTTTGCGCCCGCAACAAGTGCCCCCAAATCAAGTGCAAGCAACCTTTTGTTTTTAAGGGTTTCTGGCACATCTCCCGAAATAATCCGTCTGGCAAGCCCTTCTATAATAGCAGTTTTACCAACACCTGCTTCACCTATAAGCACAGGGTTATTTTTTGTCCGACGGGAGAGAACCTGCACAACCCTTCTAATCTCTTCATCTCTACCTATAACAGGGTCAAGTTTACCTTGTCTGGCAAGTTCAGTAAAATCTCTGGTATACTTTTCTAGTACCTTAAACTTTGATTCAGCATCCTTATCAGTAACCTTTTCACCTTGCCGTACCTGCTCAACAATTTTTAATAAACGTGCTTTAAATATATCATATTTTTTAAGGATTGTTTTGGCAGTCGATTCAACCTCAGAAAGAGATATAAGCAGGTGCTCAACACTAATAAAATCGTCACCCTGAGATTTTGATTCTTTGTGTGCGTTATTTAATGTCTGGTTTAAGCCTTGAGTTATATATATATTTCCAGCACCTGAACCTGTAACCTGAGGAAGTTTATCTATCTGGTTGATAACATCTTTTTTAAGTTCATCAACTAAAACATTCATCATAGATAGAATATCGTTTATTGTTTCGTCGTTCTCAATAAGAGAAAATAGTAGATGTATGTTATCAACAGACTGGTTATTCTTCTCTTGAGCAATAGACTGAGCGCCCATAATAGCCTCTTGCGCCTTATTTGTAAATTTTTCTTGTATATTCATATTTTTGTCCTTTATTATATTTTTTTGTGAGGAGGGTAACTACTTTTACCCTTACATATCTTTTGATGTTTTTTTATAGTAAAGGTTTCATTTTTTTATTTTCTTTGCCCTGTATGTCATTCCGGACTTGAATTGGAATCTCGCTTTTTACTCCCCCCATTCCGTCTTTTGTAGTTTAACGTAGGTGGAGGAGTTTTAACAAACAATAGGAAAAAGAAAAACATAAAGGAATGAGTGGTGATGGATAACAGAGGGGATAAAAAAAAGAAGACCCTCCGTTTTGGAGGGTCTTCTTTGAATATTAAAACAAATACTTCTTATTACGGATTAAATACCGCACCTGCATGAGTATGAGCGTTGTCTACGTTGGGGAAAGCAATACCTTTAACTGCTCTTGGTGCAGGTATCCATGCTACGTTACCTCCCACATATAGAGCGTTAACTCCGTCTTTCTTATGGTTAACTTCTCCGCTTACCTGGTCTCCAGCATTCAACTTGCTGAAACTCCATTTACCGGTATTATCATCTGCTGTGTCACCGTTAGCAGAGTTTTCTCCTGCTCTATCTACCAGAAGGACTGTCTCTGTATCTGTGGATTCATTCAAACCTCTTGCATAAGCATAAGAGAGAGTACCTGCTAAGTCACCAGCTCCGCC encodes the following:
- the clpB gene encoding ATP-dependent chaperone ClpB: MNIQEKFTNKAQEAIMGAQSIAQEKNNQSVDNIHLLFSLIENDETINDILSMMNVLVDELKKDVINQIDKLPQVTGSGAGNIYITQGLNQTLNNAHKESKSQGDDFISVEHLLISLSEVESTAKTILKKYDIFKARLLKIVEQVRQGEKVTDKDAESKFKVLEKYTRDFTELARQGKLDPVIGRDEEIRRVVQVLSRRTKNNPVLIGEAGVGKTAIIEGLARRIISGDVPETLKNKRLLALDLGALVAGAKYRGEFEERLKSLLKEIEKREGEVVLFIDELHTLVGAGASEGAMDASNMLKPELARGALRCIGATTLDEYRKHIEKDRALERRFQVVFVKEPSVEESISILRGLKERYEVHHGIKITDSALVSAAILSHRYITGRFLPDKAIDLIDEAASRLRIEIDSMPAPLDEIERKIRQLEIERQALKKESKPEIKERLTKIETELASLKKDQSKLNTKWLAEKKVVERIRKIKEDIEVAGSVVEKAEREGDLGKAAEYKYGKLIELQKQLDDESVKLKKSQAKDGGLLKDEITEEDIADIVSKWTGIPVSRMLEGEIEKLIKMEDKLSAKVVGQEEAIVAISNAIRRNRAGLSDPNRPIGSFIFLGPTGVGKTELAKTLAVLLFNDENALVRIDMSEYTEKHSISRLIGAPPGYVGYEEGGQLTEKVRRRPYSIILMDEIEKAHSEVFNVLLQLLDDGRLTDGQGRTVDFKNTVVIMTSNVGSQYISMFKEEETAKEKVTDVLKNTFRPEFLNRIDEIIIFNKLSKENLVKIVDIQISYLQKRLEDKHIRINFSEEAKEYLANKGYDEDYGARPLKRLIQREVENPLALKVLSGEVKEDSVVDISKEDAEDKLSFRSGS